One region of Mus musculus strain C57BL/6J chromosome 3, GRCm38.p6 C57BL/6J genomic DNA includes:
- the Ube2d3 gene encoding ubiquitin-conjugating enzyme E2 D3 isoform 1 (isoform 1 is encoded by transcript variant 1), with translation MALKRINKELSDLARDPPAQCSAGPVGDDMFHWQATIMGPNDSPYQGGVFFLTIHFPTDYPFKPPKVAFTTRIYHPNINSNGSICLDILRSQWSPALTISKVLLSICSLLCDPNPDDPLVPEIARIYKTDRDKYNRISREWTQKYAM, from the exons ATGGCGCTGAAACGGATTAATAAG GAACTTAGTGATTTGGCCCGTGACCCTCCAGCACAATGTTCTGCAGGTCCAGTTGGAGATGACA TGTTTCATTGGCAAGCCACAATTATGGGACCt AATGACAGCCCATATCAAGGTGGTGTATTCTTTTTGACAATTCATTTTCCTACAGACTACCCCTTCAAACCACCTAAG gTTGCATTTACAACAAGAATTTATCATCCAAATATTAACAGTAATGGCAGCATTTGTCTTGATATTCTAAGATCACAGTGGTCTCCTGCTTTAACTATTTCTAAAG ttcttTTATCCATTTGTTCACTGCTATGTGATCCAAACCCAGACGACCCCCTAGTGCCAGAGATTGCACGGATCTATAAAACAGACAGAGATAA